A genomic region of Bactrocera dorsalis isolate Fly_Bdor chromosome 3, ASM2337382v1, whole genome shotgun sequence contains the following coding sequences:
- the LOC105228211 gene encoding putative gustatory receptor 36b — MYRITYWLLYGHYCYSLALGTLRFRYDFNSNKVHITPFITYYSAVMNVLALTTLPWTYYTAVCTLLRNERVGRLLLYVFIAAKTLRLLAVALVIVYNWQRRRDILKFIRDINHLRYVYFSRFPVPFEWQRRFEVKIIKNIISGVLVDALRLITVIGVNKNQMNVPFIISNVLFSLISNILYLNMSHYYFALRTITLFGNVLNRQFADIIKAAKSVTHLRDQQLCRKQFKARCLTLSRELDELALVHIQLQSLALRINDILKWQGVGVLLNMFILNISLIHTIYSVLWVGEFTISQYGWVSVLMGVYYLVYTVDMVDFLITTLEHVGVFHKTSALLELHTNLPQMDKEFERSVESFQLQLSINEYHLSLLGLFNFNSECVFSMFASVVVNSILIIQFDYQYFQ; from the exons ATGTACCGCATTACCTATTGGCTACTTTATGGTCACTACTGTTACTCGCTCGCTCTGGGCACATTACGTTTCCGTTATGATTTCAACAGCAACAAAGTGCACATCACACCATTCATAACATATTACAGCGCTGTTATGAATGTGCTGGCTTTAACAACATTGCCTTGGACTTACTACACAGCTGTATGCACGTTGCTGCGAAACGAGCGTGTGGGCCGCTTGCTCCTCTATGTCTTCATAGCAGCCAAAACCCTGCGTTTACTGGCTGTGGCGCTGGTCATCGTTTACAATTGGCAGCGGCGTCGTGATATCTTGAAGTTTATACGGGATATTAACCATTTGCGTTACGTTTACTTCTCACGTTTTCCAGTACCATTCGAGTGGCAACGACGCTTCGAAGTGAAGATCATAAAAAACATAATCTCTGGTGTACTCGTCGATGCCTTAAGGCTCATCACAGTAATTGGTGTGAATAAAAATCAGATGAACGTGCCCTTCATCATCAGCAACGTGTTGTTCTCTCTCATCTCCAATATTCTATATTTGAATATGAGTCACTACTATTTTGCTCTGCGAACCATTACACTCTTCGGGAATGTATTAAATCGCCAATTCGCCGATATTATTAAAGCTGCGAAATCCGTGACACATCTACGAGATCAGCAGCTCTGCCGAAAGCAATTCAAGGCGCGCTGTCTCACATTAAGCCGCGAGCTAGACGAATTGGCGTTGGTGCATATACAGCTGCAGAGCTTGGCCTTACGCATAAATGACATATTGAAATGGCAAGGTGTGGGCGTGCTGCTCAATAtgttcattttaaatatatctttAATACACACCATTTATTCGGTGTTATGGGTCGGTGAGTTCACAATAAGTCAATATGGCTGGGTGTCTGTATTGATGGGCGTCTATTATCTGGTCTACACTGTCGACATGGTGGATTTTTTGATTACGACACTCGAACACGTGGGTGTATTTCACAAGACTTCTGCACTTTTAGAGCTACATACTAACCTGCCGCAGATGGACAAGGAGTTCGAACGAAGT GTAGAGAGCTTTCAGCTGCAGCTGTCGATTAACGAATATCATTTGAGTTTATTGGGTTTATTCAATTTCAACAGCGAATGTGTGTTCTCAATGTTTGCTTCGGTGGTGGTTAACtctattttaataatacaatttGACTATCAATATTTCCAGTAA